GATTAAGATTACatttatgttttgtttgtttcggcgtaaaatgatttctgcattttacggtgtttgggtaggggtgaaaataaggatcaacgaaaatcatttttagtttgaccgtaaaagcttatttaatttttgaaaaacgatttatggtttttaaagcggtaaatcgttttctgaaattaaactcttcgtccttgtatgcatgtttgatatccgattgctgGAATTTAGCAATTGTTGGTCGTCGGAATCTAGCCGGCGCCTGGGTTCGGCAACATGgggtcgccggaatccggtgacATCCTGCCACCATCGCCGGAGGCCAGCggaccggattccggccgaaACTGGCCGAAATattgctggattccggccatggtcagaagctCGCCAAATCTAGCTAAAATGGCTGGAATTCGGCGCACTCTGACTAAAACGGCCGGATCCGGAAGAGTTCGACAAAAATCCGGCCAAACTTGCTCGTCGGAATTCAACAACAgtgaccggacgttgccggattcccgCGGCATTTGCCAAACTCGAATTTTCatatttcgtaattttttcgtgcgagtcaaacactgaaaaatgttttacgacgaaaattattttacgttAAAATATACATAACATTATTCCACGTGAAACACAAGAATCGCAATCAATCTGACCACCAATGATCATTAAACTTGATCTGAACATCCACCAAAGTGAATCAAGTGATGTTGTGGAGGAGAAGTGACATTTTATGTGCAATGTTGAAAGTATATCTGGAATATTAAGATTACATCCGGccacaattgttttttttttttttttttttttttgagagttaATCGCACGTCAAGTTGGACCATTTATATAACTTTCATGTCAAGTCGGAGCATTCAAAGAAGAATTCTCATTTCCCTTTCATATATCAATTTACTCATCTAATTTCATGACACGTGTTGAAGTGGGTGGCTTGGATGGGATGGGTGGCTTGGATGGGAATACGGCAGTGTACAGCACACCTACGATGCGGTGGGCGAAGATGGGGGAGGATCAAGATCAGGCCGGTTTAAGAGGCTCCGAGAATGTTTGCCAAGtgacacaaatttttttaaactttattatcattttttttttactttttatatcacatgaataattttttattattattcaaataaaaaaaattcactataatataatttttttttatttttttatataaattatttttattttatatcacatttactaCTTCTTcctaactcaatttttttttttttttttttttttttttttttttttaactattatgTTTTGTTCACTTACTTACCAAACATACCCGTTGCAACATCTAGCAAGCCAAATTGCCTATTCTAGTATATAGTTGGTAACATCGATCTATTTATGTAAACGTACCTAATTCTTGCCACCAAGCTTTCCCACTCCATTAAATCACATCATTTGATAGCATTTTGCATTAAAGTGAACGAAAAATCTCTCGTGTGCACTacacgtgacttttttttttcttttactttaacttcacaaaatactgctaaaaattataaaaaataaataaaaacaaccgaaaaagaaaagaaaaattaagggatggtcgaaccacccctCAACCGTGATGGATTGCCTTGATCGTTTGGAGGTGTTTTGGCTACTCTTATTCCCCATAGTCAGGGACGAAGGAGGAGAATTAGTATAGGCCATGCCTCTTGACACCTGGCATATAATAATTTCTGTTTTCATCCCTACCAAGCCTGTGAGGGTGGACCGCCACCCTCGAAAGTCGAATAGGCTATGAGGGTAGTTCTGATTGAACCATCCACCGTACccttcaaggtttttttttttttttttttaattactttttatattttttttttagggggggggggggggggagttcaAGTAAAAAAAGTTCATGTATGGCACACATAtggtatgttttttttttaaccccttTTAACGTCAAATGTAAACGAATGGTGCGATCTATAACGAGATTGTAGTTGAAGGAGAAGAAGTTTCATAGTTTAAAGTTTAGTGAGATCTAAGTGACAAAGAAATATAATAGTTTAGAAGGATAATTGTACTGTTGGTCTATGGGGttggtcataattatttttcactccccgtggtttgaaaaataatttctgttttcATCCCTACCAAGCCTGTGAGGGTGGACCGCCACCCTCGAAAGTCGAATAGGCTATGAGGGTAGTTCTGATTGAACCATCCACCGTACccttcaaggtttttttttttttaattactttttagatttttttttttttttttggggggggggggggggggggaagttCAAGTAAAAAAAGTTCATGTATGGCACACATAtggtatgttttttttttaaccccttTTAACGTCAAATGTAAACGAATGGTGCGATCTATAACGAGATTGTAGTTGAAGGAGAAGAAGTTTCATAGTTTAAAGTTTAGTGAGATCTAAGTGACAAAGAAATATAATAGTTTAGAAGGATAATTGTACTGTTGGTCTATGGGGttggtcataattatttttcattccccGTGGTTTGAAAAGTTTATGAAGGGTCCTCgtagtaaacaataattatgaatcactcttTGGACCAATTTTTCATCCACTAGGTTAACATATTCCATTAGTCAGCCATGTTACACCCAATAGGAAGCCGACACttgtctattacaataaaaaaaataaaatctaataaaaataaaaatataatatatatatatatatatatatttttttaaaaaaacaaagggatGGCTACCGCcctggccacccccggccaatGGGGGTGGTCGCACGCCACCCCTGGGTGCAAAGGTCACCCCTAAAATCATTTGGCCGCGCCatctctttgtatttttttattattttttttaaaaaaacaaatattttatttataattatatttatatttgattttttatttttttattgtaatgaacACGTGTCGGCTTTCTATTAGGTGTGACGTGGCTGACTAACGAAATCTGTTAacttttgaatgaaaaatgtgTTCAgagactgatttgtaattattgtttattacGAGAACCTCTtataaactttttgaaccacataaaataaaaaataattataaccaaTTCGAgaaccaacggtgcaattactCCTCGTTTGGATGCAAAACCAAAAATGATGTTATTAATAGTGAAATAAATGGCGTCGTCTACAAAAACGCGACTTCAGGTTCAGGACCTCCAAACTACGTACCAAAACACCATTCGTGGCAATTAATTAACGATCTGAAACCCTAGAAGCTAACAACAGCCCATGCCAATTAGGTGAATCTTATAAGACCTCTTTCGTACGTAAGAGACAAACTAAAAGAAGGGACCACTTCAGTTCAATTGGAAAACATGTTTAGCATGATTCTTGGTTGCGATTGATCAAGACTTTGTGAAAGAAGAATTTGGTATAACTCTCTCTTTATACGTGGCTCGACACGAATTAAGATGAGACAGTATTCGAATTTAAGACTTCTGCTTTAATTTCCTCATttgtctcaattttctctttataaatGGCCGGATACGAATTAAGATAATTAAGATTCTAccttttatctcaaaaaagcTTGaaggaataaaaaatgaagaaattaattGTTTGATTAATATTCAAACTTAATTAAATGGTTGGTTAAATATATGTTGACTTGGACAATTCATCAAGGGGTTAATTAAATTCTGTACCTTTTTCTCACTGTTTTCTAACAAATGAAGGCTCTATAAACAGCTCATCAATGTTGTTAAACGATCGATAATCAAGCAACAGCTAGGAAATGGCTCCTCCTTTCTTTTTGTCCAAAAATTTGCTCAGGAGAAAAGGGAACCAGCTCAATCTCCAAGGGAAGCTTGGTAATGTCCACGTACCCCACTTGAAATTTCAGAAGTACTCTTATCTTGCCAATACATCGGAGGAGCTTCGAAACCAGCCTTTGTTATTTCATGTGGAGGGGGCACTTTTGAAATCACCATCCCTCTTCCCTTACTTCATGCTGGTGGCCTTTGAAGCTGGAGGGCCCTTGAGAGCTCTTATTCTGTTTCTTTTGTACCCTTTTGTAAAACTGTTTTGTTTGGTCGATGAGGAACTGGGACTGAAGATTATGGTTTTTGTATGTTTTGTGGGGATCAGGAAGGAGAGTTTTAGAGCTGGAAGAGCTGTGTTGCCCAAGTTTTTCTTAGAGGATGTTGGGTGTGAATGCTTTGATGTGGTGATGAGAAGTGGGAGAAGGGTGGGAGTGACTAATTTGCCTAAAGTAATGGTGGATGATTTTCTGAGAGAATACATGGGAGTTGAGGCTGTCTTGGGGAGAGAGTTGAAGGTAGTTTGTGggtattttttgggtttgatggAGGAAAACAAGCCAACTAAGACTGTTTTGAAAGAGGTCTTTGGGGAGGAAAAGGGATGTGCTAATGTGGTGGGTATTGGTTCCTATAACATGTCTCTTCATCACGAGCAACTTTTTTCTCATTGCAAGGTTGAAATCCCTCCTTTCCGTTTCTCTATATTtgctcacaaaaaaaaaaaaaaaaaaaaatgttgaaaactTGAAATCCCTGGCCTCTCCTCTACTCTCTCCATGTGTGTGGGgattaaagttttttatttttttataataactGGGGATCTGGGGCTTTGCCCTGGCTAGATATTTAGGAGATCGTGCAAAGCGTCTCCTCCACATGGGTCGGacaaaaaattgtttgcactcaaaAAGAGTCGAACTTTAGACCTGATGCTTCATAAGGCACCAGAGACAAGTTGTGACTTACCACTCAAGCCAATTCCTTAGGGTTGATATTAAAGTACGATTTTAACAACCGTTTCAGTAATTTGTGTTGCACCATGCAGGTAATTTGCTTGGTAAGTGAGGCTGAGAAGAAGAATTGTCAAGTCCTTCCAATGGAGAAATATCCAAAGCCATTGATCTTCCACGATGGAAGATTGGTTTTTCGGCCAACTCCACTTGCTTTTTTAGTCATGTTAATGTGGGCACCGTTAGGTTTTTTGCTTTGCTTGATCAGAGCCGCTGTTGCCATACTACTCCCTTTCAAGATATCCATGCCAATCTTGGGACTTCTTGGGATGAAATGCACTGTATCATGGCCAAGCTCCTCTGTTACctcaaacaacaacaaccatGAAGAAAAATCAAAGGGCATACTTTATGTCTGCAACCACAGAACTCTGATTGACCCAATATATGTTTCAGTTGCTCTCATGAAACCTGTCATTGCAGCCACATACAGCTTAAGTACAATTACTGAGCGGTTTTCACCACTCAAAACGATTCGATTAACAAGAAACAAGGAGGAAGATTCAAAGAAGATGGCGGAGCAGCTGAGCCAGGGGAACCTTGTGGTTTGTCCAGAAGGAACAACTTGTAGGGAACCTTATCTACTTCGATTTAGTCCTCTGTTTGCAGAGACAACTGACGAGATAGTTCCCATTGCCATCGATATTCAGGTTGGCATGTTCTATGGAACAACAGCTTGTGGGTTTAAATGCTTAGACCCTGTATTTCTACTCATGAATCCAACTACCTCATGCACTGTCAACATTCTTGGGAAGTTACCAAGAGATTTTACATGTGGGGTTGGAGGAAAATCCAAGTTTGAAGTAGCCAACCATGTGCAGGCAATGATAGCTGAAGCCTTGCTGTTTGAGTGCACCAATTTGACAAGGAAAGACAAGTACATGATCTTGGCAGGAAACGAGGGGAAAATATAGTTGGCAAATCATTCCAAAAGATCAGGAACTCGATCTCAAAGAATTCTAAATTGATCTTATTGTTGGCTACACAATGGTTTTTATAATTACCATAAAAGCATATTGTAAGAACACTGTGAAAACTGAGAATTGATCTCAATTAATCAGTGTCTAATATATTATCTATGAGAAACACTAACATTTTCTGTTTCAACACTCGGATTCATTTACTTCATTATTTCCCTCTCAATGAATTTTAAAGCCTAGGCAGCCTGAAGATATAAGGCATTTTCAAGACTAGAGTTTTTCTTTACCCTATTCATTGTTTTTCTATCCTTATAGGTTCTCTTACAACTTCAATCCACAGTTTCATATTTTTAGGCTACATTGTCAGAACCACTATAGTTCTGTTCAGCGTCAGTTGATATCAAAGCTCAACTATCTTCTTTTCATTAGTTTCATGGCCGGTGGTCATGATTGTGGTCGGCATAGATAGGTGTCGAATGAGGAATTTTTATACCACGAACGCAATGTGCAAGACAGAATGATTGAAGGCTTGGAGAGATAGGTTGCATAATTAACCTAGTGTTCGAAGACGCAAAACATGAATGATCACGATTAAAAGTCTAGCTTTGAAAACCCGTACCACAATCTTGTTCTAGGTCAAGAACAACACAGTCGAGACGAGCGAGATGAAGACTTAAGTTTCATAGTTTAGCTTCAAGAATTCCCTGGCACTATGCAGGCCGAAGAAAGTTTTCAtccttttttgttaattataattgacaaattgaatggaaaaatgttgagatgatttttacttttatttttgctgATTCTCCTTCTTAGGTTTGCCCTGCAAGGTAAAGGAAATTAGGAAGCATATTACACAGCATGATAGCAGAGCATTATACATGACACATTAACAGATTTAATCAACTTTTTTTGAAGTGtaaagaccattttttttttctttgttaccctaaagaataattaataactttttaaaactcaaaaagttaTTTGTCAAAAACTTAAAACTATAAAGACTAAAAATGTACTTTTTCCTTGTAATTTGGTTCGTAGAAAATTTCacacaacccacatataaaagtgaTATGGGtcatttaaatatgtgagaaatatatatatatatatatattttcttatattattaaaaagcatTCGAGAAGCTCACATAttaagagacacatgtcaatcttatatgtgaattgtatgaaattttttataaatcggtttgtagaaaatttctgtccgtttaaatttttttttttggaaaatgttatttGCACTTCAAGTGCACAACATGGGTACAACACCCCCACACATGAGGTTGGGCTCCACACACTGGGACCCACCCCATATGAGGGGTGTTGTGCATTTGAAGTGCAAAtaataagtctttttttttttcctatttttcgtAAGGGGTTTAATTCCTACACTTTACCGGTACAATAATTGTACAACAGCCCCTCACTTGGGGGTAGGCCTCACACACTGggccccaccccatgtgaggagctgttgtgtaattattgtgatggtgttgtaaatctatcatttttcttttcgtaaaccattttttattccATCTTCACCTTTACTCTCAACCCTGACAAGTGACACCCGACCTTCTTCTCGCTCAACTTCAAAGTCtccttccctctctctctctctctctctctctctctctgattctcaTTCTCAATTTCTCAGGCACTCACGTCTCTCTTTGGATTCGGCTTCTGAATTTCCATTCGCCGTCGCCGTTGGGGTTATCGCATCTCAGGTACTCTCCCGCAGCTCATTCTCGTACTTCTCTATATATTTAtgcaattctctctctcttcgattTTTCTCACCCACTCACCGATTTCTCTCTGTTTACGGGTTCCGGTTTTTGGGCATTTCATATTGGTGAGTAAAAGGGGGTATTTCGAACATTCCCggggggggaggggaggggggggggggggggggtggcagCTTTGATTCAGCCTTTGTTTTGATAGTAATCTGTGTTGTATTGAGAACTATTGTATTGAGTCTGGAACTTCAGTGGGGTTTTGCCTAACACTAGCAGAAATTAAAACTCAGGTATTAATAATGACAGGAAGATTAGTTGGATTTATTAGACGATTGACAATTTGCTTTGTATGTGGATGTGTTGGCATTCGAATCGTTAAAAAATGAATGATGTTTTTCTGTTCTTTGGGTGCTCCTAAATCCTTTGAACTTGATCATTAATAGAAAACATTCAAGTGCTAAGGATGTCAGCTATGTTTGGATAAAAAATGGACTTAATTTTGGTCTTATCCTAACACCTCAGGTTTTGGGTAATCAAATCATTGACCCAGTTAATGGATTCATGGGGCTTGAAGTCTTGATTCAGGTTTAGGCCTATGGGATGAAAGATTGGCAATTCAAGGATCATTCCTCATTTATGGTAGCTGTTTATTGAGCAGTTTGATAATATAGGCAAATTTGACAAATAGTCTCTTTCTCCTCATAAGAGGCATATTAAACTTACTTTAATTTCACATTGTGGGTTATTGACGGCCAAAAAATTTGAAGGAGCTGGTAAGAGCTCCCAATTGCTAAGCACTACtatgatttatatattttttgtgttgcttttaaccTTTGTTTAGGAAATAGAGAATTTGATGGGATCATTCGTGTCTTGAGttcaaattattttcattagaaaaaaaaaaaaaaattgagagaaaaagaaCCCTTCTATTTTCACTCAAATTGTCATGACTTGCAGAAGTTGGTTGAGTATCTTTGGTGTTGTCATTATTGGTTCTGTTGTAATTTGAACTTGGTCATTAATAGAAAACATGGATTTCATGAGCTTGGTGTGTAACCCTTTCTTGTCATATGTTATTGGTTTTATTTGATGTACAAATTTGTTTTGATCAATTGTTGCATAACAACACCATACAATGACCTTTGCATTAGCagatttcttcttctgttttcttGAGTGATTGGTAGGAGCTCTGGTTTTGATTAATAGAAGATTGGGTTGACCTACATCATTGACAAAGTAAGGGGTATATAATTGACATCGAAACATATATATTTCTGCATGTTGCACATTAGCATAAGAGATGGGCATGTATATGGTATTAGAATTGATTATAGGAGTAATATCTATACATTAGTATTAATGGTTGTTGTAGccatatttttgaattgattGTTATATTAGTTGCTTTCTAACGGCTTATCATATATTTATGTCAATTAAAAGAATTGGTTGTCCATATCTCATTTTTGTACATGAGTATGGGAGTAAATCGTGGTGGCAAGTCTTGGATCCTGAAGAGTCCATATTTTAGTGTGAAATTTAGCTGGTGTTGTTTGAGGTACTCCTACACTGGCCTTTGGGGGATTGTATGCATTCTCTTTGCACCTTGGGTTGGGCCAATTTGTCTTATTGGCCAGTTGTTTACTTTTTGGTGGCTCTCTCCTGTAGTTGAAATATATCAGGTTAGCCTGAAATTGAACTTCCTCATAAACGATGATTTGTCCAGTAAATGACTTTCTGTGGATGTTATCACAGAAATTTAGTCAACGATATTCAGGGCACTGGTCCTTTTGCTTAAATTAATGAAATGTAGATTTGATGTGAATTGTCCATAAGCTCTGCAGATTTCGAGTCATTAGCTGCAACGACTTGTTACATCGTTCAAACTTCAAGTCTTCAAACCTGTTTGTTTGCAAATAAGGAGGTATTAAAAGTGTATAAGTTTGTTGGTGGTACAGATCTAGGACCAGGTCTCCTTGTAGGCTTGAAGTCCATCCTTGCCAATGCCCTTACCCTACTTTCATACCAAATTAGATAGGAAACACCATAAATCAATTCTcctcttttttgttgtttgttatcTTATTGCCTTGTTAAGACACATTTTGGCTACCATGACGTCTAGAAGTAGGTTGCTGTATGCTGAAACTTGTACCAAACATGAATAACGGTTTTAGTGTCCTTGTCAGATGTATCTATCTGCATTCTTGTTTTCCATTCGATGTCAGCAAAGTGGGTTGATTGATATCAATAATGTTTGTAGAtggatgaaaaaaattcaagcaGCAATTATGACCTCAGTTGCATCTATTCTTGCTGTTGGGGCTGTAATCTTAGAAGATATTAGATTTAGGAGATTATTACGTAGGGAACCTCATGTTAATCGAGAGTATGAAACAGAGatttatatgaataatattctttatgtcaaAACTTGATTGTAATATTTGTGGTTGAACTTGAATGGTAATATTTACGATTGAACTTTTGTCTGTAGTTTGAATGTATTGTTGGATATTATCTATGGCTCTCCCAACTTGAAAATATATGATCATTGTTAGTCaatgtgtatattttaattaaacataatttttaggttatttttttagttgctttatattatatttttatgttgtgaataaaaattgatatttttaggttaatatgattgaatgaaaatataaaaaaatatttgctgaTTTTCCGTACGAAACAAAtgccgaaaaatgttttcagagctgaaaatattttataccgaaacaaacagagcctaAGTTAAACTATCTATCGTTTATAAAATATAGAAGTTAAACGTACACTGTTCACATATAAAAAGGCCATTAAATTCAGCGGTTTTCATCTGCCTAGATTAGAGCTTGTGACTTTGTTTTGTGTTATGTTTCGGAATAGACTCGCGCAGGTGGAAGACAATGGCGTGGAGGCAGATATTCTTCAAAACAAGGGTGCTTTCGATGTCACAACAGCCACATCCAACTCCTGGGTTCTCTAGATTCTTCTCCAAATCATCCCTATATGTAGGTAAGGTTTTTCTGAGGGTTTAACACATTGCCCATTACACAATTTTCTCTCTGTTTggtttccaagaaaaaaaaaaaattattgggtcGTGTAGTTTGTGCTGtttaggccaaattgttgtgTGAGGATTAAGGATGAacattttgatttgttttagttgtcaagttttgtaattttgttgtaGTTGCTGGGAAAGCTGAAGGAAAGATTGGAAAgggaaaataaattttgggttttgggaTTTGCATTGTTTAGGTTATTGTAGAAATGAAAATGTAATGCTCTTCAGCCAAATGGGTGTCTAAGACTAAGATTAACGATTTTGATTTCTGTTGtgttttctagttttgtttggttgcatagaaaatttaaagaaaagggaaaataaaTTCTGGGTATAATGATTTATGTTGTTTGGGCTCTTCCATAAATGAGAAACTTGCCTTACCGTACTAAATAGATTAGCTGCACAGGGTAATATCAAgcattttgatttttcttttgtgcTATGTATTCTGTACTTCCCTTTGGCTGCTGAGAAAACTGACGAGcatttgaaagaaagaaagggatgGTCTTACGATTAATGTTGTTTAGGTTTTTCTAGTAATGAAAAATATGCATCAATTGAGATAAATGGTTGTATGAAAGTAGAGTTTGATGCCTACTGGGGTCTGATGTTGGGACAATGGATACAGCCATTTGATACCTTTTCCTAGCAACCAAAGTGAGCATTGGCCTTTGGTTGGTTTCTGAGAAACCGAGGTaatgagaaaagaagaaagaaattgaacatactattcatttttatttgtttgggtttcccaaaatttgaaaaacttgCCCAAACCAAGCCAAATAGTTATATTCGGTTTAGTTGGGGAGAAGTGTTATTTTCTCATGCTTCTAAATACAAATATTTGCAccaggaaattgatttttcttcttcttttatttgcaTCAGAGCAATTAGAGTTTTTAGTAAGTAGGTATTACAATTGATTTTGAGGCTCTGGTTGCTGTTGCAGAAAAGGTGGGCATAC
Above is a genomic segment from Alnus glutinosa chromosome 12, dhAlnGlut1.1, whole genome shotgun sequence containing:
- the LOC133851905 gene encoding probable glycerol-3-phosphate acyltransferase 3 gives rise to the protein MAPPFFLSKNLLRRKGNQLNLQGKLGNVHVPHLKFQKYSYLANTSEELRNQPLLFHVEGALLKSPSLFPYFMLVAFEAGGPLRALILFLLYPFVKLFCLVDEELGLKIMVFVCFVGIRKESFRAGRAVLPKFFLEDVGCECFDVVMRSGRRVGVTNLPKVMVDDFLREYMGVEAVLGRELKVVCGYFLGLMEENKPTKTVLKEVFGEEKGCANVVGIGSYNMSLHHEQLFSHCKVICLVSEAEKKNCQVLPMEKYPKPLIFHDGRLVFRPTPLAFLVMLMWAPLGFLLCLIRAAVAILLPFKISMPILGLLGMKCTVSWPSSSVTSNNNNHEEKSKGILYVCNHRTLIDPIYVSVALMKPVIAATYSLSTITERFSPLKTIRLTRNKEEDSKKMAEQLSQGNLVVCPEGTTCREPYLLRFSPLFAETTDEIVPIAIDIQVGMFYGTTACGFKCLDPVFLLMNPTTSCTVNILGKLPRDFTCGVGGKSKFEVANHVQAMIAEALLFECTNLTRKDKYMILAGNEGKI